Proteins encoded together in one Benincasa hispida cultivar B227 chromosome 1, ASM972705v1, whole genome shotgun sequence window:
- the LOC120092974 gene encoding scarecrow-like protein 23 — MLRSLIPHSPINSTSNSPSSMKSKRSDTDPAPADSSPDHQPSSKRLNSRPNNFPTAGKSPLHLPEFDDDDEDPPLVDGSESTGLRLLGLLLQCAECVAIDNLQEANDLLPEISELSSPFGTSPERVGAYFAHALQARVISSCLGTYSPLTIRTLNQTQSQRIFNALQSYNSISPLIKFSHFTANQAIFQALDGEDRVHVIDLDVMQGLQWPGLFHILASRPKKIQSLRISGFGSSSDLLQSTGRRLADFATSLNLPFEFHPVEGKIGSLTNPNQLELRSGEAVVVHWMHHCLYDVTGSDIGTLRLLSSLKPKLITIVEQDLSHGGSFLGRFVEALHYYSALFDALGDSLAMDSVERHVVEQQLFGCEIRNIIAVGGPKRTGEVKVERWGDELKRVGFKAVSLGGNPAAQASLLLGMFPWKGYTLVEENGCLKLGWKDLSLLTASAWQPSD; from the coding sequence ATGCTTCGCAGCTTAATCCCTCATTCCCCCATCAATTCCACCTCCAATTCCCCTTCCTCCATGAAGTCCAAGCGCTCCGACACCGACCCCGCCCCCGCCGACTCCTCCCCCGACCACCAACCTTCCTCCAAGAGGCTCAATTCCCGCCCCAACAACTTCCCCACCGCCGGTAAGTCTCCCCTCCATCTCCCAGAATTCGACGACGACGACGAAGACCCTCCCCTCGTCGACGGTAGCGAGTCCACTGGTCTGCGATTGCTAGGGCTTCTCCTTCAATGCGCCGAGTGCGTCGCCATCGATAATCTCCAGGAAGCCAATGATCTCTTGCCGGAGATCTCCGAGCTCTCCTCCCCGTTCGGTACCTCGCCCGAGCGCGTCGGCGCGTACTTCGCCCACGCGCTTCAGGCCAGAGTCATCAGCTCTTGTCTAGGTACCTACTCGCCGTTAACCATTAGAACGCTGAATCAAACTCAATCGCAGAGGATTTTCAACGCCCTCCAATCGTACAATTCCATCAGTCCGTTGATTAAGTTCTCCCACTTCACCGCGAATCAAGCCATCTTCCAAGCCTTAGACGGTGAAGATCGAGTCCACGTTATCGACCTCGACGTAATGCAAGGTCTCCAATGGCCTGGATTGTTCCACATCCTGGCTTCCCGGCCGAAGAAAATCCAATCCCTACGAATCTCCGGCTTCGGATCGTCTTCCGATTTACTTCAATCAACCGGACGGAGACTCGCCGATTTCGCAACATCCCTAAATCTGCCGTTCGAATTCCATCCAGTGGAAGGGAAAATCGGAAGCCTAACAAACCCTAATCAACTGGAATTGAGATCCGGCGAAGCAGTAGTAGTTCATTGGATGCATCATTGCTTGTACGACGTAACGGGAAGCGATATAGGTACGCTTAGATTACTTTCAAGtctaaaaccaaaattaataacGATTGTGGAACAAGATCTGAGCCATGGGGGTAGTTTCTTGGGAAGATTTGTAGAGGCTTTGCATTATTACAGCGCGTTATTCGACGCGCTTGGTGATAGTTTGGCGATGGATAGCGTGGAAAGACATGTGGTAGAGCAGCAATTGTTTGGGTGTGAGATTAGGAACATTATCGCGGTTGGTGGACCCAAAAGAACCGGTGAAGTGAAAGTGGAAAGGTGGGGCGATGAACTGAAACGGGTCGGGTTCAAAGCGGTTTCTCTTGGGGGAAACCCGGCCGCTCAGGCGAGTCTGCTTCTGGGAATGTTCCCGTGGAAAGGGTATACTCTGGTTGAAGAAAATGGGTGCCTTAAACTTGGATGGAAGGACCTATCTCTTCTCACAGCTTCGGCATGGCAGCCCTCTGATTGA
- the LOC120067095 gene encoding 60S ribosomal protein L27-2-like: MVKFLKPNKAVIILQGRYAGRKAVIIRAFDDGTRDRAYGHCLVAGIKKYPAKVIRKDSTKKTAKKSRVKPFIKLVNYRHLMPTRYTLDVDLKDVVTIDSLVSKDKKVTAAKETKKRFEERFKTGKNRWFFTKLRF; this comes from the coding sequence ATGGTGAAATTCCTCAAGCCGAACAAAGCCGTCATCATCCTTCAAGGTCGTTACGCCGGCCGGAAGGCGGTCATCATTCGCGCCTTCGACGACGGAACTCGGGATCGGGCTTATGGCCACTGCTTAGTCGCCGGAATCAAAAAGTACCCGGCCAAGGTCATCCGCAAGGACTCCACCAAGAAGACCGCTAAGAAATCCCGAGTCAAGCCCTTCATCAAGCTCGTCAATTACAGGCACCTGATGCCCACCAGGTACACTCTCGATGTCGATCTTAAAGATGTTGTCACTATCGATTCATTGGTATCCAAGGACAAGAAGGTCACCGCCGCCAAAGAGACCAAGAAGAGGTTCGAGGAAAGGTTCAAAACCGGGAAGAACAGGTGGTTTTTCACCAAGCTCAGGTTCTGA